GATGATGGGGGGCGCTTGGGCGTTTTTTCTGGTACAAATGGCGGTGTTGGCGGCGTTTCTGCGCATTCTCGGGCCGCGGTTCCGACGGGCGGTGCTGCCCCGGGAGAGGGGACGGCTGTTGGCGGCTGCGGCCGCCGCCGCCGGGGTTGTCTGGGTTCTGAAACTCGCCGGTTTGGGCTTATGGGCGGCGGCGGGTGCGGGGACGGTCGTCTATCTGTCCGCGGCGGCGGTGTCGGGCGCGCTGGATAAGGAACTGCTGCGGGCGGCGGCTCTGGTGAGGAATCTGAAAGGAAAAAGATGAAAACGGCGTTCGTGTTCTCCCAATTTCCCTGCTATGACGAGGCTTTCATGCTCCGGGAGATGGATTTTCTGCAGAAAGAGATCGAGTATATCATTCTTTCCATCAAGAAAGCTGACCGCGATCCCGTGGTTCACGCCGCCGGGGCCGCCCTGAAACAAAAGACCTGCTACAGTCGCCTGTTCTGGAGTCGACGGGTGCTGCTGGCCAACCTGGCGGCTTTCATCGCTTCCCCGCTCCGTTACCTCAAGGCCTTGATCCTGGCGGTCCGGCTCGGGTTCCCCGACCCGGAATTCATGGGAAAGTCGCTGGCCCTGTTCCCCCAGGCCGTTTATTTCGCCGCTCTCTGCCGGACCCGGGAAATCGCGGCGGTTCACGGCCAGTGGGCGACCTATCCGGCGGTGACCGCCGCCGTCATCGCGGTCTTCAACGGAATCCCCTTCAGTTTCACCGGCCACGCTCACGATATCTATCTCAAAACGGCCGGCCTGAAGCTCAAAATGGAAATGGCCCGGTTCATCCTCACCTGTACCCGGGACAACGTCCGTCGTCTTCTCTCGGTGGCCCCGGCCCTGCCGTCCGATAAAATCAGAGTGGTCCACCATGGGGTGGATTGCCGACGGTATCCTTTCCGCCCTCCCTCGTTTCACGCCGGGCGGGAATTCAGGATACTTTCGGTCGGGAGTCTTTTCGAATGCAAAGGCTTCGAGTATCTGATCGACGCCTGCCGGATTCTGAACGAGAAGGGGGTCGATTTCCGCTGCCGCATCGTCGGCGGCGGCTATCTGGAAGAGAAATTAAAGGAACGCGCCCGGGCTGCGGCCGTGGGCGGGCTGGTCGAATTTACCGGTTATCAGAGCCAGGAGAAGATGCCTGAGCACTACCGCTGGGGAGACCTTTTCGTGCTCCCCGCCGTCACCAGAATCCACTGGGGAATTCCCAACGTCCTCATCGAAGCCCTGGCCAGCGGGGTGCCCGTGGCCTGTACCCCGCTGCCGTCGCTCCCGGAACTGATCGGAAACCCCGTCTGCGGATTCACGATTCCGGAGGGAGACGCCGGGGCCATCGCCGGCCTGGTCCGCCGGGTAGCGTCCGATCCCGGTGTTCTCGGCGAATACGCCCGCCGGGGCAGAAGAAAAATCGAAGAAGAGTGGGATATCGTCCGGACTTCGGCGATAATCGCCGGGTTGTTGAACGACACCGGCACAACGCACAACCGGGGGCAAGATCATGGTTGAAGTGGGAATTATCGGGATCGGAGGATGGGGGAAGAACCTTCTACGCACTTTTTACTCGCTGCCCGGGGTCCGCGTGGCCGCCGCCGCCGATCTGGTCGAGGAGAGGAGGGCGGACGCCGCCGAAAAATATCCGGGTTTGAACCTGATCGGCGACCATCGGGAGATCATGGGCGACCCCGCGATCGAGGCGGTGGTGGTGGCCACTCCCGGAGCTACCCACCACCGGTTGGTGATGGAAGCGCTGGCGGCGGGGAAAGACGTTTACGTCGAAAAGCCGATGGCTCTTTCCGCTCAAGATTGCCGGGAGATCGTGGCCAAGGCCCAAGCGGAGGAAAGGATCGTGATGGTCGGTCATCTTCTTCTTTACCACCCCGCGGTCGTAAAGATGAAGGAAGAACTGGACGCGGGGAACTTGGGCGACCCGTACTACCTCTATGCCCAGCGGTTGAACCTGGGCAAGATCCGCCGCAGCGAAAACGCGTTGTGGACGTTCGCGCCGCACGACATCTCCGTCGCCCTCCACCTGATCGGGGCCGAACCGGTTTCGGTATCGGCCTGGGGGGAGTCGTACGTCCAGCCGGAAGTGGAGGACGTGGTTTTCGCGCGCATCGCCTTCCCGGGAAAGGTCATGGCCCATATCCACGTCAGCTGGCTCGATCCGCACAAAGTCCGCAAGATCACCCTGGTCGGGAGCCGGAAGATGATGGTTTTCGACGATATGGACAAGAACGCCCCCCTGAGGATATACGACAAGGGAGTGCCCGAAGACCTGGAATACGACAGCTACGGGGAGTACCTGACGTTGCGTTACGGGGACGAATATGTGCCCGCCGTCAGGGCCGGGGAACCGCTGGGCCTGGAGTGCGCCCATTTCGTGGAATGCGTGCGGGAGCGGCGTTTCCCCCTGACCGACGGCCGCAACGGCTTGCGGGCGGTCCGGGTCCTGGAGGCGGCCCAGGAATCGCTCCGACGGGGGGGCAAGGTTATCGCGTTGAACGAGGAACGATGAAATGAAAAACGGCTTTTTCGTCCACGAATCGAGTTACGTGGATCCCGGGGCTTCCGTCGGGGAGGGGACCAAGGTCTGGCATTTCTGCCATGTCCTTCCCGGCGCGGTCATCGGGAAGAACTGTTCGCTGGGGCAGAACGTCAACGTCGGGGGAGCGGCCGTCGTCGGGGATCGGGTCAAGATCCAGAACAACGTGTCCATCTACGACAGCGTGGTGATCGAAGACGACGTGTTCTGCGGGCCGTCCATGGTGTTCACCAACGTGTTCAATCCCCGCAGCGAAGTGGTGCGCAAGCACGAATACCGCGGCACTCTGGTGAAAAAGGGAGCCTCGATCGGCGCCAACGCCACCATCGTCTGCGGAACCACGATCGGAGCCTACGCCTTTGTCGGAGCGGGCGCCGTGGTCACCCGCGACGTCCCCGATTTCGCCCTGGCCTACGGAAACCCGGCCCGGGTTCGCGGTTGGATCTGCCGCTGCGGGATCAACCTCGATTTCGAGGGGGAATCGGCGGGCTGCGGGAACTGCGGCCGCCGCTACCGGCTGGAAGCCGGCCGGGTCAACGAAGTCGGGAACCCGGAGGAAGAGAGCGCGGGCACGTGCGAATCGCCTATGTGATCGACAAGATGGTCCGGGCCGGCGCCCAGCGCCACCTGGCGCAGGTGATCCGGGGGATCGGGGACCGTGGCCACCAACCGATCCTGTGCTGCCTCCTCTATGCCGGACCTCTGGGTGAAGAGTTGGAGAAAGCAGGTGTGCCGGTTTCGGTGCTGGGCCTGAAAGGAGTGGTGGGAAGAGATTTTTTCCGGGCGGTGTCCGCTCTCCGCCGGCTCTGCGTCAGCGAGGATATCGATATTATCCACGCCTATCTCTTCGCGGCCAACATCGTCGCTCCCTGGGCGGGGCTGTTTTCCGGGAGGAGGGTGATCACCAGCCGCCGGGACGACGGTTTCTGGAAACGCCCCCGGCATATCATCGCCCATCGGCTGGGAAACGTCTTCACCTCCCGGGTGACCGCCAACTCCCGGTCCGTGGTCGAATACCTGCGCCTCCGGGAACACCTTCCCGGGAAGCGGATCAGTCTGATCTACAACGGCATCGACCCCCGGCCCCCCTCCGCTCCGCGTCCGGCCCGAAAAACGGTTCGGATCGGATGCCTGGGCAACATCCGGCCGGTCAAAGGCTACGAAGATATGGTGAAAGCCCTGGCTCGGCTCGATCCGGGGCTCTCCTGGGAAGCGCACATCGCCGGACGCGATTTGGAGCGCGACCACGCCCTGTTTCTGAAAAACCTGGTCCGGGAAACGGGCCTGGAGAAAAGAGTCGTCTGGACGGGCGAGATCGACGAACCGTACGCCTTTCTCGAAAGTCTGGATATTTTCGTTCTCCCCTCCCGCTCCGAGGGTTTCTCCAACTCCCTCCTGGAAGCGATGAGCTGTGCGTGCCCGGTGGTCGCGACCGCGGTGGGAGCGAATGACGAAGTGATCCGCGCCGGCCGCGACGGCATCGTCGTCCCTCCCGCGGATCCCGCCGCGCTCGCCCGGGAACTGGAGAAGCTGGTCGTCTCCGCAACCCGGCGGGAAAGCTGGGGGCGGTCGGCGCGGCTGCGCGCCCGGGAGTTCTCGACCCGGAAGATGCTCGGGCAAATGGACGCGCTCTACCGTGAGGTGGGGGGGGGAAGATGAGCAGGCCGGCCCGTGCTATCCGTTCCGGGGCGTTTGCGGCCGGCGCGCTCCCCGCCGCCGCCGCCGCGATCTGGCGGGGACGGGGGGTGCGGGTGCTTACCTATCACCGGATCGACGATCTCCCCGGAGACCGACTGGGGGTTAGTCCCGGTATTTTCAGAACCCATCTGAAGACGATTAGGGACCGGGGGTACCGGGTCGTTACCCTTGACGATCTTCTCGACGCTCCCGCCGCTGCTCGACCCCCCGATTCTCCCCGGCTGGTCATCACGTTCGACGACGGCTACCGGGACTGGTATGATAACGCCTTCCCGATATTGCAGGAGTTTTCTTACCCGGGGGTATTTTTCCTGACCGTGGGGCTGGTGGACGGAAGCGCCGAAATTCCCCGTTATCGGACCTTGGCCGCCGAACGCCGCCGGGCGCTGACGCCGGGGCAGATCGCGGATATGGCCGGCGCGGGCATGCGCTTCGAGTCCCACGGCGTCACCCACCGGGAAATGCCTGCTTTGTCCCCCGGGGAGAGGAATGGCGAGTTGAAGGAAAGCGCGCGGAAGATCGCGGAATGGACGGGTCGAGCTCCCGGTTGGTTCGCTTTTCCCCGGGGCAAGTACGTCCCGGAGATGATCGGGGAACTGCGGGGCGCCGGTTATCGGGGTGCGGTGACGGTGGATCCCGGCAGCAACGTTCGGTTCCGCGGGTACCCGCTGGTGAGAAGAACCGAGATATCCGCCGACGACTCCCTTTGCGATTTCGGGTTCAAGCTCCGCGGAGGTGCCGATTTCATTCACCGGCTCCGGCGCGGCCGGGGAGAAGGAAGCTAGGATGGACCCCGTGCGGCCGGTCAGGATTCTGCATCTCATCGACAGCCTTCCCCGCGAAGGGGCGGAGATGCTGCTCTTCGATCTGATTCAAAGAAGCGATCGGAGCCTGCTGGATTTTTCGGTGTGCTCGCTCACGGGCGGGGGAGGGGTGGAGAAGATGCTGGCGGAGCTGGGAGTCGCCGTTCATCTGCTGGGTCGCCGTTCGCCCGGGGACGTGTCGGCTTTCCGGCGTCTGTGCCGGATTATCCGCTCCGGCGGGGTCGAGATCGTGCATACGCATATTTTTTCCAGCCATCTGTGGGGGGCGGCGGCGGGCCGCCGATGCGGGGCGAAGGTGATGAGGACCGAGCATAATATGTCCGCCTGGAAGCGGGGTTGGCGGGCGCGGGCCGACCGG
The window above is part of the bacterium genome. Proteins encoded here:
- a CDS encoding glycosyltransferase encodes the protein MKTAFVFSQFPCYDEAFMLREMDFLQKEIEYIILSIKKADRDPVVHAAGAALKQKTCYSRLFWSRRVLLANLAAFIASPLRYLKALILAVRLGFPDPEFMGKSLALFPQAVYFAALCRTREIAAVHGQWATYPAVTAAVIAVFNGIPFSFTGHAHDIYLKTAGLKLKMEMARFILTCTRDNVRRLLSVAPALPSDKIRVVHHGVDCRRYPFRPPSFHAGREFRILSVGSLFECKGFEYLIDACRILNEKGVDFRCRIVGGGYLEEKLKERARAAAVGGLVEFTGYQSQEKMPEHYRWGDLFVLPAVTRIHWGIPNVLIEALASGVPVACTPLPSLPELIGNPVCGFTIPEGDAGAIAGLVRRVASDPGVLGEYARRGRRKIEEEWDIVRTSAIIAGLLNDTGTTHNRGQDHG
- a CDS encoding Gfo/Idh/MocA family oxidoreductase, with translation MVEVGIIGIGGWGKNLLRTFYSLPGVRVAAAADLVEERRADAAEKYPGLNLIGDHREIMGDPAIEAVVVATPGATHHRLVMEALAAGKDVYVEKPMALSAQDCREIVAKAQAEERIVMVGHLLLYHPAVVKMKEELDAGNLGDPYYLYAQRLNLGKIRRSENALWTFAPHDISVALHLIGAEPVSVSAWGESYVQPEVEDVVFARIAFPGKVMAHIHVSWLDPHKVRKITLVGSRKMMVFDDMDKNAPLRIYDKGVPEDLEYDSYGEYLTLRYGDEYVPAVRAGEPLGLECAHFVECVRERRFPLTDGRNGLRAVRVLEAAQESLRRGGKVIALNEER
- a CDS encoding acyltransferase — translated: MKNGFFVHESSYVDPGASVGEGTKVWHFCHVLPGAVIGKNCSLGQNVNVGGAAVVGDRVKIQNNVSIYDSVVIEDDVFCGPSMVFTNVFNPRSEVVRKHEYRGTLVKKGASIGANATIVCGTTIGAYAFVGAGAVVTRDVPDFALAYGNPARVRGWICRCGINLDFEGESAGCGNCGRRYRLEAGRVNEVGNPEEESAGTCESPM
- a CDS encoding glycosyltransferase, whose amino-acid sequence is MRIAYVIDKMVRAGAQRHLAQVIRGIGDRGHQPILCCLLYAGPLGEELEKAGVPVSVLGLKGVVGRDFFRAVSALRRLCVSEDIDIIHAYLFAANIVAPWAGLFSGRRVITSRRDDGFWKRPRHIIAHRLGNVFTSRVTANSRSVVEYLRLREHLPGKRISLIYNGIDPRPPSAPRPARKTVRIGCLGNIRPVKGYEDMVKALARLDPGLSWEAHIAGRDLERDHALFLKNLVRETGLEKRVVWTGEIDEPYAFLESLDIFVLPSRSEGFSNSLLEAMSCACPVVATAVGANDEVIRAGRDGIVVPPADPAALARELEKLVVSATRRESWGRSARLRAREFSTRKMLGQMDALYREVGGGR
- a CDS encoding polysaccharide deacetylase family protein, translated to MSRPARAIRSGAFAAGALPAAAAAIWRGRGVRVLTYHRIDDLPGDRLGVSPGIFRTHLKTIRDRGYRVVTLDDLLDAPAAARPPDSPRLVITFDDGYRDWYDNAFPILQEFSYPGVFFLTVGLVDGSAEIPRYRTLAAERRRALTPGQIADMAGAGMRFESHGVTHREMPALSPGERNGELKESARKIAEWTGRAPGWFAFPRGKYVPEMIGELRGAGYRGAVTVDPGSNVRFRGYPLVRRTEISADDSLCDFGFKLRGGADFIHRLRRGRGEGS